From one Tachysurus vachellii isolate PV-2020 chromosome 23, HZAU_Pvac_v1, whole genome shotgun sequence genomic stretch:
- the pvalb7 gene encoding parvalbumin-7, whose product MAMQDLLKADDIKKALDTFKAADSFDHKKFFELVGLKAMSAENVKKVFRVLDVDASGFIEEDELKFVLKGFSKDGRDLTDKETKAFLAAADKDGDGKIGIDEFEAIVHQ is encoded by the exons ATGGCAATGCAAGACTTACTCAAAGCCGATGATATCAAGAAGGCCCTGGACACGTTTAAAG ctgcTGACTCCTTTGACCATAAGAAGTTCTTCGAGCTGGTTGGTCTGAAGGCCATGTCTGCAGAGAATGTTAAGAAGGTCTTCAGAGTCCTGGACGTCGATGCTAGTGGCTTTATTGAGGAAGACGAGCTcaa GTTCGTCTTGAAGGGCTTTTCTAAAGATGGCAGAGATCTGACTGATAAGGAGACCAAAGCCTTCCTTGCTGCTGCCGACAAAGACGGAGATGGGAAGATTGGCATCGAtg AGTTTGAGGCCATCGTGCACCAGTAA